In Ptychodera flava strain L36383 chromosome 17, AS_Pfla_20210202, whole genome shotgun sequence, one genomic interval encodes:
- the LOC139116302 gene encoding uncharacterized protein: MDSRSVSDAAKSFVAAHGHSTSGSSVPAPVQPNCAGPSKSTASTPWTTSASQPLQVAPPAAEILVKVPTQDTADSANMDKALQKVMDLAHLSATRYQIINAFRVLVDRATAANHQTFNRFCAVLSQFEGNEFGWDAGKLIVLLLGNREEEEIASKVGKFLKHTREPTRSYPGYRQRGFRQPKPDVKCYVCGNLGHVARRLP, from the exons ATGGATTCTCGCTCTGTCTCGGATGCAGCCAAATCTTTTGTTGCGGCGCACGGTCACTCCACCAGCGGTTCTAGTGTTCCTGCACCCGTTCAGCCTAATTGTGCAGGCCCGTCCAAGTCTACTGCGTCCACTCCTTGGACGACTTCTGCCTCCCAGCCTCTTCAGGTAGCTCCACCTGCAGCAGAGATTTTGGTCAAG GTGCCTACCCAGGATACAGCGGACTCTGCCAACATGGACAAAGCCCTCCAGAAGGTCATGGACCTGGCACACCTGTCGGCGACCCGCTACCAGATTATTAACGCCTTCAGAGTGCTCGTGGATAGGGCTACTGCAGCTAACCACCAGACGTTTAACCGGTTCTGTGCGGTTTTATCCCAATTTGAAGGAAACGAGTTTGGGTGGGACGCGGGAAAACTGATAGTGCTCCTTCTGGGCAACAGAGAGGAGGAGGAAATTGCCTCAAAAGTTGGAAAATTCCTAAAGCATACGAGGGAACCCACCCGTTCATATCCAGGCTATCGCCAAAGGGGCTTTCGGCAACCGAAACCAGACGTCAAGTGCTATGTTTGTGGAAACCTCGGCCATGTTGCCAGAAGACTGCCCTGA